The following proteins are encoded in a genomic region of Nitrospiria bacterium:
- a CDS encoding type Z 30S ribosomal protein S14 — MAKKSLILKSQAEPKFAVRKYNRCPVCGRSRGFLRKFRMCRICFRNLSLRGDIPGVIKSSW; from the coding sequence GTGGCCAAAAAATCGCTTATTCTGAAATCTCAGGCGGAACCGAAATTCGCGGTCCGCAAGTACAATCGTTGTCCCGTCTGCGGGCGTTCCCGGGGGTTTTTGCGAAAGTTCCGCATGTGCCGGATCTGTTTCCGCAATCTCAGCCTTCGGGGGGATATCCCGGGCGTGATCAAGTCCAGT
- the rplE gene encoding 50S ribosomal protein L5, with amino-acid sequence MPRLKERYRDSVVPELMKQFSYKNSMQVPRLEKVVINVGMGEAIQNAKLLEAAVNEITLITGQKPVVTRAKKSISGFKLRQGMAIGCKVTLRGGRMYEFLDRFFNVALPRIRDFKGVSPKSFDGRGNYSLGLKEQLLFPEIKYDDVVATHGMDIAIATTAKSNDEGKALLGLLGLPFRT; translated from the coding sequence CTGCCCCGTCTGAAGGAACGATACCGGGACAGCGTCGTTCCTGAGTTGATGAAGCAGTTCTCCTATAAAAATTCGATGCAGGTTCCTCGTCTTGAGAAAGTCGTGATCAACGTCGGAATGGGGGAGGCCATTCAAAACGCGAAACTCCTGGAGGCCGCCGTCAACGAGATCACCCTCATTACGGGCCAGAAGCCGGTTGTAACCCGGGCGAAGAAGTCCATCTCGGGATTCAAGCTGCGGCAAGGGATGGCGATCGGCTGCAAGGTCACCCTTCGCGGCGGTCGCATGTACGAATTTTTGGACCGCTTTTTCAACGTGGCCCTTCCCCGGATCCGCGATTTTAAAGGGGTGTCGCCGAAATCGTTCGACGGCCGTGGAAATTACAGCTTGGGCCTGAAGGAGCAGCTTCTCTTTCCCGAGATCAAATATGACGACGTCGTGGCCACGCACGGCATGGATATCGCGATCGCGACCACGGCCAAGTCCAATGACGAAGGCAAGGCCCTGTTGGGGTTATTGGGACTGCCGTTTCGAACTTAA
- the rplX gene encoding 50S ribosomal protein L24 produces the protein MMSVLQSDRPKFRVRKGDTVMIMTGKDKGKSGKVLEVDRSKHRVLVEKLNIIKRHMKPSQQHRQGGIIEKEGPIQLSNVMVVCQNCGKTARIGMRLLEDGQKLRYCKKCGEVIDRG, from the coding sequence ATGATGAGCGTGCTGCAATCCGACCGTCCGAAATTCCGTGTCCGAAAAGGGGACACCGTGATGATCATGACGGGGAAGGATAAAGGAAAGTCGGGCAAAGTTCTGGAGGTGGATCGTTCAAAGCACCGCGTTCTTGTGGAGAAACTGAATATCATCAAACGGCATATGAAACCGAGCCAGCAGCACCGCCAGGGCGGGATCATTGAGAAGGAAGGGCCGATTCAGTTGTCGAACGTCATGGTCGTCTGCCAAAACTGCGGAAAAACGGCGCGGATCGGCATGCGTCTGCTTGAAGACGGTCAAAAACTCAGATACTGCAAGAAATGCGGTGAAGTCATCGACCGCGGGTAG
- the rplN gene encoding 50S ribosomal protein L14 encodes MIQDYTMLDVADNSGAKKVMCFHVMGGSGRRYATVGDVITVAVKEAIPQAAVKKGDVAKAVVVRTVKEIRREDGSYIRFDRNAAVLINAQGEPIGTRIFGPVARELRGKKFMKIISLAPEVL; translated from the coding sequence ATGATTCAAGATTATACCATGTTGGATGTGGCCGATAACTCCGGGGCCAAGAAAGTCATGTGTTTCCACGTCATGGGCGGGTCGGGGAGGCGGTACGCGACGGTCGGCGACGTGATCACCGTGGCCGTCAAGGAAGCCATTCCCCAAGCCGCGGTCAAAAAAGGCGATGTGGCGAAGGCCGTCGTTGTCAGGACGGTCAAGGAGATCCGAAGAGAGGATGGTTCATACATCCGTTTCGATCGGAACGCCGCGGTCCTGATCAATGCCCAGGGTGAACCGATCGGGACCCGGATCTTCGGTCCGGTCGCCCGGGAACTCCGGGGCAAGAAATTCATGAAAATCATCTCACTCGCGCCGGAGGTGCTTTGA
- the rpsQ gene encoding 30S ribosomal protein S17 — protein MSAEAGLKKRRRTFIGEVISHRMNKTVVVMIERVFLHPTYKKVVRKTTKLKAHDEQNECHIGDTVKILESRPISKEKHWRVVEIVQRSQGVSPAEVQNPAALS, from the coding sequence ATGTCGGCAGAAGCAGGCCTGAAAAAACGGCGCCGGACTTTTATCGGCGAGGTCATCAGCCACCGGATGAACAAGACCGTGGTGGTGATGATCGAACGAGTCTTCCTTCATCCGACTTACAAAAAGGTGGTGAGAAAAACCACCAAGCTGAAGGCTCACGATGAGCAGAACGAGTGTCATATTGGAGATACGGTGAAGATTCTGGAGAGTCGACCGATCAGCAAAGAGAAGCACTGGCGGGTTGTTGAAATTGTTCAGCGCTCTCAGGGCGTCTCCCCCGCCGAGGTGCAGAACCCGGCCGCGTTGTCCTAA
- the rpmC gene encoding 50S ribosomal protein L29: protein MELQEMRNLTIDELNLKEKELRKELFNLRYQLLSGRIENPQQIKNARREIARIQTVVCEKRSAASKTAA from the coding sequence ATGGAACTTCAGGAAATGCGAAACCTGACGATCGACGAGTTGAACCTGAAGGAAAAGGAGCTTCGCAAGGAGCTTTTCAATCTGCGATACCAGTTGTTAAGCGGCCGGATCGAAAATCCGCAGCAGATCAAGAACGCGCGTCGCGAAATCGCGCGGATCCAGACCGTGGTTTGTGAAAAGCGGTCCGCGGCGTCTAAAACGGCAGCATGA
- the rplP gene encoding 50S ribosomal protein L16 gives MLSPKKVKFRKMHKGRRFGKAYRGSELSFGEFGLKVLAPAWLTARQLEAARIAMTRFVKRGGKIWIRVFPDKPITKKPAETRMGKGKGNPELWVASVRPGRIIYEMDGVTREVAEEAFRLAAYKLPVATQLIARGKV, from the coding sequence ATGCTGAGTCCCAAGAAAGTAAAATTCAGGAAGATGCATAAGGGCCGACGGTTCGGAAAGGCCTATCGGGGGTCCGAGCTGTCGTTTGGAGAGTTCGGGTTGAAGGTTCTGGCACCGGCCTGGCTCACGGCGCGTCAATTGGAAGCCGCGCGTATTGCCATGACCCGGTTTGTTAAGCGGGGAGGAAAAATTTGGATCCGGGTGTTTCCCGACAAGCCGATAACGAAGAAGCCGGCCGAGACCCGAATGGGAAAAGGAAAAGGAAATCCGGAGTTGTGGGTGGCTTCCGTTCGGCCGGGTCGGATCATTTATGAGATGGACGGCGTGACCCGGGAGGTGGCCGAAGAAGCTTTCCGGTTGGCCGCGTATAAACTCCCGGTGGCCACGCAATTGATCGCGCGGGGGAAAGTCTGA
- the rpsC gene encoding 30S ribosomal protein S3: MGQKVHPIGYRLGFIKTWNSRWYAEKDYAKLLHEDLKIRKMVKEKLAHAGVSKIEIERSGNQAKINIHTARPGIIIGRKGAEVDKLKSELETKTGRQVYINIKEIRKPEIDAQLVAENIAVQLEKRVAFRRAMKKSVQAALRLGAQGIKITCAGRLGGSEIARTEWYREGRVPLHTLRADIDFGLAEARTAFGQIGVKVLIYKGEMIPTLPDKQEGRLEMSSERR; the protein is encoded by the coding sequence GTGGGACAGAAGGTTCATCCGATCGGTTATCGTCTGGGATTTATCAAGACCTGGAATTCGCGCTGGTACGCCGAAAAGGATTATGCCAAACTGCTGCATGAGGATCTCAAGATCAGGAAAATGGTCAAAGAGAAACTGGCCCATGCCGGTGTTTCCAAGATCGAGATCGAGCGGTCCGGCAATCAGGCCAAGATCAATATCCATACGGCGCGCCCCGGCATTATTATCGGACGCAAAGGGGCCGAGGTGGACAAGCTGAAATCCGAATTGGAAACCAAGACGGGACGGCAGGTCTACATCAACATCAAAGAGATTCGCAAGCCCGAAATCGACGCCCAACTGGTGGCCGAAAACATTGCGGTTCAATTGGAAAAAAGAGTGGCCTTCCGGCGCGCCATGAAAAAAAGCGTCCAGGCGGCGCTGCGGTTGGGGGCTCAGGGAATCAAGATCACCTGCGCGGGGAGGCTGGGCGGTTCCGAAATCGCCAGGACGGAATGGTATCGTGAGGGCCGTGTGCCCCTGCACACCTTGCGGGCCGATATTGATTTCGGACTGGCTGAAGCCCGTACCGCCTTCGGACAGATCGGGGTAAAAGTTTTGATTTACAAGGGCGAAATGATTCCGACGCTTCCGGACAAACAGGAAGGACGGCTGGAAATGTCATCGGAGCGACGCTGA
- the rplV gene encoding 50S ribosomal protein L22 has product MATEAKAILKFVRVAPRKARMVIDLIRGQQVAEALNILKFTPRAASRVVEKVLKSAVANAENLEIGDPDDLWVSRVYVDGGPILKRFNARSMGRANPIKKRTSHITVVVESRVAGAGNPGAGPAKKPKQAVAK; this is encoded by the coding sequence ATGGCGACGGAAGCAAAAGCAATCTTGAAATTTGTGAGGGTGGCCCCGCGCAAGGCGAGAATGGTCATCGACCTGATTCGCGGCCAGCAGGTGGCGGAGGCGCTCAACATTTTGAAGTTCACCCCGCGGGCCGCTTCGCGGGTGGTGGAAAAAGTACTCAAATCGGCCGTGGCCAACGCGGAAAATCTGGAAATCGGCGATCCGGACGATCTTTGGGTGAGCCGGGTCTACGTGGACGGAGGCCCGATCCTCAAGCGATTTAATGCGCGTTCCATGGGACGGGCCAACCCGATCAAGAAGAGAACCAGCCACATCACGGTGGTGGTCGAATCCCGGGTCGCCGGCGCAGGGAATCCGGGAGCCGGACCGGCGAAGAAGCCGAAACAGGCGGTGGCGAAATAA
- the rpsS gene encoding 30S ribosomal protein S19, translating to MPRSVKKGPFIDPKLMEKIAGLNEANDKKIIKTWARRSTIVPEMIGHTMAVHNGKKFIPVYVTENMVGHKLGEFAPTRFFKGHGQARTEKATALK from the coding sequence GTGCCGAGATCGGTTAAAAAAGGTCCTTTTATCGATCCGAAGCTGATGGAAAAGATCGCGGGTTTAAACGAGGCCAACGATAAGAAGATCATCAAGACCTGGGCCCGGCGGTCGACCATCGTGCCGGAGATGATCGGGCACACGATGGCTGTTCATAACGGCAAAAAATTTATTCCGGTTTATGTGACCGAAAACATGGTCGGGCACAAATTGGGGGAATTTGCGCCTACGCGTTTCTTTAAAGGACACGGACAGGCGAGAACGGAAAAAGCGACGGCGTTAAAATAG
- the rplB gene encoding 50S ribosomal protein L2, protein MPIKQYKPTSPGRRAMTGFTFDEITKTEPEKRLVTFRVPSGGRNNGGKMTVRHRGGGHKRAYRIIDFKRDKFNIPAKVIAIEYDPNRSSRIALLQYADGEKRYIIAPVGIGVGDRVLSSNDAEIKPGNALPLGVIPIGTQVHNLELKPGKGAQLARSAGAFAQIMGREADYVQVRLGSGELRRIHGRCLATVGQVGNLDHENISIGKAGRKRWMGRRPIVRGLAMNPVDHPHGGGEGKSGQGNPHPVSPWGMPTKGYKTRKRKDTNQFIIKRRN, encoded by the coding sequence GAGCCCGAGAAGCGTCTTGTGACGTTCAGGGTTCCGTCCGGAGGGAGGAACAATGGCGGAAAGATGACCGTTCGCCACCGAGGGGGCGGCCATAAGCGGGCCTATCGCATCATCGATTTTAAACGGGATAAATTTAACATCCCGGCCAAGGTAATCGCGATTGAGTACGATCCCAATCGCTCGTCTCGAATCGCCCTGCTGCAATATGCGGATGGCGAAAAACGGTACATCATTGCCCCGGTCGGGATCGGCGTCGGCGATCGAGTTCTGTCAAGCAACGACGCCGAAATTAAACCCGGGAACGCGCTCCCTCTCGGAGTGATTCCGATCGGCACGCAGGTCCATAATCTTGAGCTGAAACCCGGCAAAGGCGCGCAGCTGGCCCGCAGCGCCGGAGCGTTCGCACAGATCATGGGCCGGGAGGCGGACTATGTGCAGGTCCGATTGGGGTCCGGCGAGTTGCGGAGAATTCACGGCCGTTGCCTGGCCACCGTCGGGCAGGTGGGCAATCTTGACCACGAGAACATCTCGATCGGAAAAGCGGGTCGGAAGCGCTGGATGGGCCGGCGGCCGATTGTTCGAGGACTGGCCATGAATCCGGTGGACCATCCGCACGGCGGGGGAGAAGGAAAATCCGGGCAGGGCAACCCCCATCCCGTTTCACCCTGGGGAATGCCCACCAAAGGTTACAAGACACGAAAACGAAAAGACACGAATCAATTTATCATCAAACGACGTAATTAA